One stretch of Candidatus Zixiibacteriota bacterium DNA includes these proteins:
- the rny gene encoding ribonuclease Y: MSMTLIVAGVAVAVLMFFAGWFISRRIGEAKLAKAEDLAKKIVQEAEKEAEFKKKEAILEAKDEWYKTKVNFERELANKRMEYQKVEKRLQEREINLDRKVDILNKKDRDIQNKEKILFAREKAIKTRDEELNRLISDQNRQLERIAQMTSEEAKKILMANLENQARQEAAQLIKEIKEKAEETAEKEAKNIIISAIQRCAADHTVESTVSVVSLPNEEMKGRIIGREGRNIRSFETATGIDVIVDDTPEAVILSGFDPIRREIARMALEKLILDGRIHPARIEEIVTKAQKEMDVIIKETGEQACFDVGIHGVHPEIIKLLGKLQYRTSYGQNVLQHSREVAFIAGLMAAELDLDANLAKRAGLLHDIGKAVDKETEGTHSQIGYNIAQKYGEHPFVLNAILSHHEDVPMESPYSILVQSADAISGARPGARRETLEGYIKRLEKLEELADSFKGVAKAYAIQAGREVRIIVEHEQIDDNSAANLAQEIAKKIEAEMEYPGQVKVTVIRETRAVEYAK; the protein is encoded by the coding sequence ATGAGTATGACGCTGATTGTTGCTGGAGTTGCGGTTGCGGTTCTGATGTTCTTTGCAGGTTGGTTTATCAGCCGGCGGATTGGAGAGGCAAAGCTGGCTAAAGCCGAAGATCTGGCAAAGAAGATCGTTCAGGAGGCGGAAAAAGAAGCTGAATTCAAGAAGAAAGAAGCGATCTTAGAGGCAAAAGATGAATGGTACAAGACCAAGGTCAATTTCGAGAGAGAACTTGCTAACAAGAGGATGGAATACCAGAAGGTCGAGAAAAGGCTTCAGGAAAGGGAAATCAATCTCGACCGTAAGGTAGACATACTTAATAAAAAAGACCGGGACATACAGAATAAGGAAAAAATCCTTTTTGCCAGGGAGAAGGCGATAAAAACCAGAGATGAGGAGTTAAACCGGTTAATTTCTGATCAGAACCGGCAACTGGAGAGGATTGCCCAGATGACCTCTGAGGAAGCCAAAAAGATATTGATGGCGAACTTAGAGAATCAAGCCCGGCAGGAAGCAGCCCAGCTTATAAAGGAAATCAAAGAGAAAGCTGAAGAGACTGCGGAAAAAGAGGCGAAAAACATCATCATCTCAGCCATTCAGAGATGTGCGGCTGACCATACTGTGGAGTCCACAGTCTCAGTGGTAAGTCTTCCGAATGAGGAGATGAAGGGCAGGATTATCGGTAGAGAGGGAAGAAACATCAGGTCTTTTGAGACCGCAACCGGAATAGATGTCATAGTAGACGATACTCCTGAGGCGGTCATACTCTCCGGTTTTGACCCGATCCGCAGAGAGATCGCCAGGATGGCACTGGAGAAACTCATCTTAGACGGCAGAATTCATCCGGCCCGGATTGAGGAGATCGTAACCAAAGCCCAGAAAGAGATGGATGTAATCATCAAAGAGACCGGTGAGCAAGCCTGTTTTGACGTGGGGATTCACGGAGTCCACCCAGAGATTATCAAACTATTAGGAAAGCTTCAGTACAGAACCAGCTATGGCCAGAATGTGCTCCAGCATTCAAGGGAAGTGGCATTTATAGCCGGGTTGATGGCGGCTGAGCTGGATTTGGATGCGAATTTAGCCAAAAGGGCTGGGCTTTTGCATGACATCGGCAAAGCAGTGGACAAGGAGACAGAAGGAACTCATTCCCAGATAGGTTATAATATCGCCCAGAAATATGGTGAGCATCCTTTTGTTTTAAATGCCATACTTTCGCATCATGAGGACGTGCCGATGGAATCACCCTATTCGATTTTAGTTCAATCTGCAGATGCCATTTCAGGAGCTCGTCCAGGTGCTCGTCGTGAAACCTTAGAGGGGTATATAAAGAGACTGGAGAAGTTAGAGGAATTAGCTGACTCCTTTAAGGGTGTTGCCAAAGCTTACGCCATTCAGGCTGGCAGAGAGGTAAGGATAATCGTGGAGCATGAGCAGATAGACGATAATTCAGCCGCCAATTTAGCTCAGGAGATTGCCAAGAAAATCGAAGCGGAGATGGAATATCCCGGACAGGTGAAGGTTACGGTAATTAGGGAAACGAGGGCGGTCGAGTATGCGAAATAA